A stretch of the Elephas maximus indicus isolate mEleMax1 chromosome 3, mEleMax1 primary haplotype, whole genome shotgun sequence genome encodes the following:
- the ATP8B3 gene encoding phospholipid-transporting ATPase IK isoform X3 gives MLLLASTEPSSLCYVETADIDGETNLKFRQALAVTHHELNNIRKMATFQGKVVCEKPNSRMHKFVGCLEWKGKRYSLDSGNILLRGCKIRNTNTCYGLVIYAGFDTKIMKSCGKIHLKRTKLDHLINRLVVMIFLVLVLVSMALTLGFRYKVKEFRTKHYYVSSNDKRTETTESFFTFWGFLILLSVMVPMAMFIIAEFIYLGNSIFINWDAQMYYAPLDTPAKARSTSLNDQLGQVEYIFSDKTGTLTQNVMTFRKCCINGHIYEPDNRGTLHKDDPYLWNEFADGKLMFHNKELLSTVRADKDTVVREFWRLLSLCHTVMVQEQNNQLLYQAASPDEEALVTAARNFGYVFLSRTQDTITVMELGQERVYKMLAMMDFNSDRKRMSVLVRNPEGSIFLYTKGADMVIFERLSKRDVTETSTEEALAAFAEQTLRTLCLAYKEVDKDVYEEWSQRHQEASLLLQNRAQALHQLYEEMEQNLQLLGATAIEDRLQDGVPDTIKCLKNGNIKVWVLTGDKQETAVNIGFACHLLSEDMIILEESEIVRMMETYWDSNNNLQEGKGRFLQQVKMAMVITGDFLDQLMAPSSTDKPRTLPRNALGDEAWQEPGQRQEAWRTWRLPQMWRALVERLGGMPATLRLPGAKAQESPEARRERAFVDLAVRCQAVICCRVTPKQKALIVTLIQKHKRVVTLAIGDGANDVNMIKTADIGVGLAGQEGMQAVQNSDYVLAQFCFLQRLLLVHGRWAYVRICKFLRYFLYKTLASMMAQIWFAFYNGFTAQPLYEGWFLALFNLLYSTLPVLYIGLFEQDVSAEKSLQMPELYMAGQKEELFNYWVLFQALAHGTATSLINFFVTLLACHDKGGPSSLSDYQSFGVIVALSGLLSVTMEVVLIIKYWTVLSVLAILLSLCCYAVMTCASESLWLYKVSPKTFPFLYATRNVLSQPFALLVILLNVSLNTLSILAFRIIYQIVKKPRPKVKEAPSEEITVEPIHYLQRVSRARRSSYAFSHREGYANLITQGTIMRRARDTNSELMNDDQPPSEDDSPPSFRDPTWHPRRLSFLVKRKHQRMERISSERMCPSAVESPSLPVGRQMPSDFGNQSKSLNTRRSPSSGQRLPSSRDRSPSPGERPPSSRDRSQSPEQRSPSRARSPSPGKRSPSPQDRSQSPEQRSPSRARSPSPGKRSPSPQDRSQSPGQRSPSQDRSQSPRKRSTSRDRSPSPEQRSPSNERSPSKERSPSKERSPSKERSLSSPEQRPPSSQDRSPLPEGSLPSTSASQPQPLKGQPLPSDQPSPLDSQSVTLEDRPSLWRTWKLLWPFIWQRKLFVREETEPIPETPPPPVEESFITEQPMEVEPWPLEREPSSMEWLPVTIEDQFQPGMEEQPPLPPEKE, from the exons GCAAGGTGGTGTGTGAAAAGCCCAACAGCCGGATGCACAAATTTGTGGGGTGCCTGGAGTGGAAGGGCAAGAGGTACTCACTAGACAGCGGCAACATCCTCCTGCGTGGCTGCAAGATCCGCAACACAAACACCTGCTATGGACTGGTCATCTACGCAG GTTTTGACACAAAGATCATGAAGAGCTGTGGCAAAATCCACCTGAAGAGAACCAAGCTGGACCACCTGATAAACAGGCTGGTGGTCATG ATCTTCCTGGTCCTGGTGCTGGTCTCCATGGCCTTGACCCTAGGCTTCAGGTACAAGGTCAAGGAGTTCAGGACCAAGCACTACTACGTCTCGTCCAATGACAAGCGTACCGAGACCACCGAGTCTTTCTTCACCTTCTGGGGCTTTCTCATCCTGCTTAGCGTCATGGTGCCCATGGCTATGTTTATCAT TGCTGAGTTCATCTACCTGGGAAACAGCATCTTCATCAACTGGGATGCACAGATGTATTACGCACCGCTGGACACCCCGGCCAAGGCCCGCAGCACCAGCCTCAACGACCAGCTGGGCCAGGTGGAGTACATCTTCTCGGACAAGACAGGCACGCTCACCCAGAACGTCATGACCTTCAGAAAGTGCTGCATCAACGGCCACATCTACG AGCCAGACAACAGGGGCACCCTACATAAG GATGACCCCTATCTGTGGAACGAGTTTGCAGACGGGAAGCTAATGTTTCACAACAAGGAGCTGCTGTCCACTGTCCGGGCCGACAAGGACACGGTGGTGCGGGAGTTCTGGCGTCTGCTGTCCCTGTGCCATACCGTCATGGTGCAGGAGCAGAACA ACCAGCTCCTGTACCAGGCGGCTTCCCCCGACGAGGAGGCGCTGGTCACTGCAGCCCGGAACTTCGGCTATGTGTTCCTGTCGCGCACGCAGGACACCATCACGGTGATGGAGCTGGGGCAGGAGCGGGTCTACAAGATGCTGGCCATGATGGACTTCAACAGTGACCGCAAGCGAATGTCGGTGCTGG TCCGCAACCCCGAGGGCTCCATCTTCCTCTACACCAAGGGCGCCGACATGGTCATCTTCGAACGGCTGTCCAAGAGGGATGTGACAGAGACCTCCACGGAGGAGGCCTTGGCC GCCTTTGCGGAGCAGACCCTGCGGACACTGTGCCTGGCCTACAAGGAGGTGGACAAGGACGTGTATGAGGAGTGGAGCCAACGGCACCAGGAAGCCAGCCTCCTGCTGCAGAACCGGGCTCAGGCCCTGCACCAGTTGTACGAGGAGATGGAGCAGAACCTCCAG CTGCTGGGAGCAACTGCCATCGAGGACAGACTGCAGGATGGCGTCCCAGACACCATCAAGTGCCTCAAGAATGGGAACATCAAAGTGTGGGTGCTGACAGGGGACAAGCAAG AGACGGCAGTGAACATCGGCTTTGCCTGCCACCTGCTCTCGGAGGACATGATCATTCTGGAAGAGAGTGAGATAGT CCGCATGATGGAGACCTACTgggacagcaacaacaacctgcAGGAGGGGAAGGGCCGGTTCCTTCAGCAAGTCAAGATGGCCATGGTCATCACGGGGGACTTCCTG GACCAGCTGATGGCCCCGTCGTCCACGGACAAGCCCCGGACCCTGCCCCGGAACGCGCTCGGCGACGAAGCCTGGCAGGAGCCCGGCCAGCGGCAGGAGGCCTGGCGCACCTGGCGGCTGCCGCAGATGTGGCGCGCCTTGGTGGAGCGGCTGGGGGGCATGCCAGCGACCCTGCGGTTGCCGGGGGCCAAGGCCCAGGAGAGCCCCGAGGCGAGGCGCGAGCGGGCCTTCGTGGACCTGGCCGTGCGCTGCCAGGCGGTCATCTGCTGCCGGGTGACCCCCAAGCAGAAGGCACTGATCGTGACCCTCATCCAAAAACACAAGCGCGTCGTGACCTTGGCCATCGGGGACGGCGCCAACGACGTGAACATGATCAAGA CGGCGGACATCGGCGTGGGCCTGGCGGGCCAGGAGGGCATGCAGGCGGTGCAGAACAGCGACTACGTGCTGGCCCAGTTCTGCTTCCTGCAGCGCCTCCTGCTGGTGCACGGGCGCTGGGCCTACGTGCGCATCTGCAAGTTCCTGCGCTACTTTCTCTACAAGACGCTGGCCAGCATGATGGCGCAGATCTGGTTCGCCTTCTACAACGGCTTCACCGCCCAG CCCCTATATGAAGGCTGGTTCCTGGCGCTCTTCAATCTATTGTACTCCACGCTCCCCGTGCTCTACATTGGACTGTTTGAGCAG GATGTGAGTGCCGAGAAGAGCCTGCAGATGCCAGAGCTGTACATGGCAGGGCAGAAAGAGGAGCTCTTCAACTACTGGGTCCTCTTCCAAGCCCTGGCCCACGGCACGGCCACCTCCCTGATCAACTTCTTTGTGACCCTGCTAGCCTGTCACGACAAGGGAGGGCCCTCCAGCCTCAGTGACTACCAGTCCTTTGGCGTGATCGTGGCCTTGTCGGGCCTGCTGTCCGTCACCATGGAG GTGGTCCTGATCATCAAGTACTGGACCGTCCTGAGTGTGCTGGCCATCCTTCTGAGCCTCTGCTGCTACGCCGTCATGACCTGTGCCTCGGAGAGCTTGTGGCTCTATAAGGTCTCGCCAAAGACCTTCCCGTTCCTGT ATGCCACCCGCAACGTGCTGTCCCAGCCCTTTGCCCTGCTCGTGATCCTGCTAAATGTGTCGCTCAACACCCTGTCCATCCTGGCTTTTCGCATCATCTACCAAATTGTCAAGAAGCCACGTCCCAAG GTGAAGGAGGCCCCAAGTGAGGAAATCACGGTGGAGCCCATTCACTACTTACAGCGTGTGTCACGTGCCCGGCGCTCCAGCTATGCCTTTTCCCACCGTGAGGGCTACGCAAACCTCATCACTCAGGGCACCATCATGCGAAGGGCTCGGGACACCAACAGCGAGCTGATGAATGATGACCAGCCCCCATCTGAAGACGATAGTCCCCCGAGCTTCAGGGACCCAACCTGGCATCCCAGAAGGCTGTCATTCCTGGTGAAGAGGAAGCACCAGCGTATGGAGAGGATATCCTCAGAGAGGATGTGCCCCAGCGCCGTGGAGAGCCCAAGCTTGCCTGTGGGAAGACAAATGCCTTCTGATTTCGGAAACCAGTCAAAGTCGCTCAATACCAGGAGGTCACCTTCATCTGGGCAGAGGCTGCCTTCTTCTCGGGATAGGTCACCTTCACCTGGGGAGAGGCCACCTTCTTCTCGGGACAGGTCTCAGTCACCTGAGCAAAGGTCACCTTCTCGAGCTAGGTCTCCATCACCTGGGAAGAGGTCACCTTCTCCTCAGGACAGGTCTCAGTCACCTGAGCAAAGGTCACCTTCTCGAGCTAGGTCTCCATCACCTGGGAAGAGGTCACCTTCTCCTCAGGATAGGTCTCAGTCACCTGGGCAGAGGTCACCTTCTCAAGATAGGTCTCAGTCACCTAGGAAGAGGTCAACTTCTCGAGATAGGTCGCCATCACCTGAGCAGAGGTCACCTTCTAATGAGAGGTCACCTTCTAAGGAGAGGTCACCTTCTAAGGAGAGGTCACCTTCTAAGGAGAGGTCACTATCATCACCTGAGCAGAGGCCACCTTCTTCTCAGGATAGGTCACCGTTGCCCGAAGGAAGCCTGCCATCAACTTCTGCAAGTCAGCCACAACCCTTGAAGGGTCAACCATTGCCTTCAGACCAGCCGTCCCCTTTGGATAGCCAGTCAGTCACTCTGGAGGACAGACCATCATTGTGGAGGACCTGGAAACTGTTGTGGCCATTCATCTGGCAAAGGAAACTCTTTGTCAGAGAGGAGACAGAGCCAATACCAGAGACCCCACCACCACCTGTAGAAGAATCATTCATAACTGAGCAGCCTATGGAGGTTGAACCCTGGCCCTTGGAGAGGGAGCCATCGTCCATGGAGTGGCTGCCAGTCACCATCGAGGACCAATTCCAGCCTGGGATGGAGGAGCAGCCACCTTTGCCTCCAGAGAAGGAGTAA